One Thermus sp. CCB_US3_UF1 DNA window includes the following coding sequences:
- a CDS encoding CoA-binding protein, whose protein sequence is MNASELRAYLEKARTIAVLGAHRDPSRPAHYVPKYLWERGYRILPVNPRFAGEELFGERVVASLRELGEPVDLLDVFRPPEALMDHLEEVLALRPGLVWLQSGIRHPGFEAALREAGIPLVADRCLMVEHRRLFP, encoded by the coding sequence ATGAACGCCAGTGAACTCAGGGCATATCTGGAGAAGGCTCGGACCATCGCCGTATTGGGCGCCCACAGGGACCCTAGCCGCCCTGCCCACTACGTGCCCAAATACCTTTGGGAGCGGGGCTACCGCATCCTGCCCGTGAACCCCCGTTTCGCCGGGGAGGAGCTCTTTGGCGAGCGGGTGGTGGCGAGCCTGCGGGAGCTTGGGGAACCCGTGGACCTCCTGGACGTCTTCCGCCCCCCGGAGGCCCTCATGGACCACCTGGAGGAGGTCCTGGCCCTGCGCCCGGGCCTGGTGTGGCTCCAGTCGGGGATCCGCCACCCGGGCTTTGAGGCGGCCTTGCGCGAGGCGGGCATCCCCCTGGTGGCCGACCGCTGCCTCATGGTGGAGCACCGGCGCCTTTTTCCCTAA
- a CDS encoding A/G-specific adenine glycosylase, giving the protein MLAEALLLWYRAHARLLPWRGEKDPYRILVSEVLLQQTRTAQAIPYYHRFLERFPTLKALGEAPLEEVLRVWQGAGYYRRALYLHRLACQQGDLPRTYAALVRLPGLGPYTAAAVASMAFGERVAAVDGNVRRVLARLFAQEDPSPKELRLLAQGLLPQGVDPGEWNQALMELGATVCLPKAPLCPSCPLAPFCQGQGEAARYPRPRRRRVLEERLAALVLRGRKGVYLERLEGRFPGLYGVPLFPEGELEARAKALGVEPRPLGQVVHALTHRRLRVAVYGALWDGEGEEPGQKPLPKLMEKVLRQAQAFLAHEGVGALPDAKPHGVKPPKAP; this is encoded by the coding sequence GTGCTGGCCGAAGCCCTCCTCCTTTGGTACCGGGCCCACGCCCGCCTCCTGCCCTGGCGGGGGGAGAAGGACCCCTACCGCATCCTGGTCTCCGAGGTGCTCCTGCAGCAGACCCGCACCGCCCAGGCCATCCCCTACTACCACCGCTTCCTGGAGCGTTTCCCCACCCTGAAGGCCCTGGGCGAGGCCCCCCTGGAGGAGGTGCTCCGGGTGTGGCAGGGGGCGGGGTACTACCGCCGGGCCCTCTACCTCCACCGCCTGGCCTGCCAGCAGGGGGACCTGCCCCGCACCTACGCCGCGCTGGTGAGGCTTCCCGGCCTGGGCCCTTATACCGCGGCGGCCGTGGCCTCCATGGCCTTTGGGGAGCGGGTGGCGGCGGTGGACGGGAACGTGCGTCGGGTCCTGGCCCGGCTCTTCGCCCAGGAGGACCCTTCCCCCAAGGAGCTCCGCCTCCTGGCCCAGGGCCTCTTGCCCCAGGGGGTGGACCCAGGGGAGTGGAACCAGGCCCTCATGGAGCTGGGGGCCACGGTCTGCTTGCCCAAGGCCCCCCTTTGCCCCTCCTGTCCCCTGGCGCCTTTCTGCCAGGGCCAGGGGGAAGCGGCCCGTTACCCCAGGCCGCGAAGGCGCCGGGTCCTCGAGGAGCGCCTGGCCGCCCTGGTCCTCCGGGGGCGCAAGGGGGTTTACCTGGAGCGCCTGGAGGGGCGTTTCCCCGGGCTTTATGGGGTCCCCCTCTTCCCGGAAGGGGAGCTGGAGGCAAGGGCCAAGGCCCTGGGGGTGGAGCCCCGCCCCTTGGGCCAGGTGGTCCACGCCCTCACCCACCGGCGGCTTAGGGTGGCCGTCTACGGGGCCCTTTGGGACGGGGAAGGGGAGGAGCCAGGGCAAAAGCCCTTACCCAAGCTCATGGAGAAGGTGCTCCGCCAGGCGCAGGCCTTCCTGGCTCATGAGGGCGTAGGGGCCCTCCCGGACGCAAAGCCCCACGGCGTAAAGCCCCCCAAGGCGCCGTAG